CTTGGCTCGACGCGTGACGCCGACGCGGCGCGCGCCTGCGCCGTCCCGCCTTCGCCGAGACGGAGCAACTACGGAAAATGGCCGGGTTTTCGGGGGCGGTTTTCCGTAGACGCTCCGTCTCGGCGAATTGGCACCGGTCGCCGTTTTTTTCAGTGTGAGGGCAGCGAACATGTTGTACAATCGCCCCAGACTGGAAACGTTTCCAACTATGGGAACGAGAGCAGAAAGGGGAGCCCATGAGCACGTGGCTCGACGACGCGGTCTTCTACGAGATCTACCCGCAGAGCTTCAACGACACCAACGACGATGGCATCGGTGACCTCCAGGGCATCATCGAGAAGCTCGACTACGTGCGCGAGCTGGGTGCTAACGCCCTCTGGCTCAACCCGTGCTTCGCGTCCCCCTTTGGCGATGCGGGCTACGACGTGGCGGACTACTGCCGGGTGGCGCCGCGCTACGGCTCCAACGAGGACCTCGAGCGCCTCTTTGCCGAGGCGCATGCCCGCGACATGCACGTTCTTCTCGACCTCGTGCCCGGGCACACCTCCATCGAGCATCCCTGGTTCAAGGAGTCCTGCCGCGCCGAGCCCAACGAGTTCTCGGGCCGCTACGTCTGGACCGACGACGTCTGGACCCCGGTGGGTGACGTCCCGGGCGTGAACGGCGTGCTGCGCGGCATCGCGGAGCGCAACGGGGCCGTGGCCGTGAACTTCTTTGCCTTCCAGCCGGCTCTCAACTACGGCTTCTACCGCGTGACCGAGCCCTGGCAGAGTGCGATGGACTCGCCGGAGGCCCTCGCCACGCGCCAGGCCATGAAGGACGTGATGGCGTTCTGGCTGGACCGCGGCTGCGACGGCTTCCGCGTGGACATGGCCGGCTCGCTCGTGAAGGACGACCCCGAGCAGGAAGGCACGATCGCCCTCTGGCAGGACATGCGCGCCTTCCTGGACGAGCGCTACCCCAACGCCGTCCTCATCTCCGAGTGGGGCGAGCCGGACAAGACCATACGAGCGGGCTTCCACATGGACTTCCTGCTGCAGTTTGGTACGTCGCACTACATGGACCTCTTCCGCTGCGAGCACCCGTGGTTCGCGCGCGAGGGCGCGGGCGACGCGAGCGAGTTTGTGGCCACGTACCGTCGCAACATGGAGCTCACGGACGGCAAGGGCCTCATGTGCATCCCGTCCGGCAACCACGACATGGACCGCATGCGCGCCTTCCTGGACCCGGAGGAGATGAAGCTGGCCTTTGCCTTCATCCTGTCCATGCCGGGCTGCCCGTTTGTCTACGCCGGCGACGAGATTGGCATGCGCCATCTGGACGTTACCTCCGTCGAGGGCGGCTACCAGCGCACGGGCGCGCGCTCGCCGATTCAGTGGGACGCGGCAGAGCCCAACTATGGCTTCTCCGGCGCTCCCGCTGACGCGCTCTACATCCCGCAGGACGCGGGCGACGACGCGCCCACGGTTGCCGCCCAGATGGCCGACGAGGCGTCGCTCTGGCGTGAGGTCCAGCGGCTCGTCGCGCTGCGCCGTTCCACGCCGGCGCTCGGCGTGAACGCGTCTGTGGACTTCGTCTACTGCGAGAAGAACGCGTACCCGCTCGTCTACCTGCGCACGGAGCGCGAGGAGGGCGGCCAGCGCGTGCTGGTGGCGCTCAACCCTGCCGCGCGCGAGGTCGAGGTCCCGTGCGACTTTGAGGCCGCGCGCGTGCTCTATACGCTGGGCGATAAGGCCAAGCTTGCTGACGGCGTGCTGCGAGTGCCCGCCGCGTCTGTCACGTTCTTCGAGCTCTAGGGCTTGATTTGTTGTGCCAGGGGGCAGGGCGGCGACAGCGCCCCGTCCCCTTGGCACCCCCGTCTTCATTGCCGACGTCAAGGGCGACATCACCGGCATGTGCGCCCCGGGCAAGGACTCCGAGGACATGCAGGAGCGCATTGCGCGCTTTGGCATCGAGGGCTTCACCTACGAGGGCTGTCCGTGCCGCTTCTGGGACATGCTCGGCGACCAGGGCATCCCGGTGAGAATCACGATCTCTGACATAGGCCCCTCGCTCCTCGCGCGCCTGCTCGAGCTCACCGAGGAGGCGGAGAAGGCCGCGGAGCGTGAGGCCCGGGCGCCGAGAAGCAGCAGGAGCAGCTCATGAAGGGGGTCGGCAAGATTGCCGGTCAGATCATTGGCACCTTCGGCCGTGAGGCAACGCGTCAGATCACCCGCAACCTCTTCGGAGGTCGTCGCCGCTATGCCCGATCTTCTCGCACGGTCGTCCACTCACGGAGCAGGGCGCGCCAGCGCGAGGCGTAGCGGCTGCCGCGCTGCCAGATGAGGGAGAAGTCGTGCTCCATGGCAAAGTCCGCGGGTGTGACGTCGGCCAGCGTGCCCGAGCCCAGCTCGTCCGCTACGGCAACGCGGTAGAGGAAGCTCACGCCTGCCCCGGCTGCCACGCACGCCTTGATGGCGGGGATGCTCGCGAGCTCGATGACGCCGGCGAAGTCCCCCACGGCGAGGTCGCGCGCCGCGAGGTGCCGCTCCAGGATCTCTCGCGTGCCCGAGCCCGGCTCGCGAAGGACCAGGCGCATCCTCAGCAGGTCGGTGACGCTCGCGGGCCGCGCGCCCGCAGCCGCCACCGCCACGAAGGGCTCGCGCGAGAACGTCTCGCTCTCGAACGAGGCGCGGTCGAAGGACCCCTCCACCAGCGCGAGGTCGATCTCCCCGCCGTCGAGCAGCCCCACGAGCTCGGCCGTGTTGCCCACTCGCATGCGCAGCTGCTCGTTGGGATGGCGGCGTAGGTGGTCCGCCAGGATGCGCGGGGCCACGAAGTCGCCCACGGTGCGCGTGCAGCCCAGGCGCAGCGGCGGGCGCGCGTTCTTCTCGCCCTTCAGTGCGTCGAGCTCCGCGCGCAGGCGTCCCTCGTCGCTCTCCATCGCGCCAAGCTCCCGGCGGAGCAGCTCGCCCGCCGCCGTCGGCGTAACGCCGCGCCCGGTCTTGGTGAACAGCCGGCAGCCGTAGTGTCGCTCGAGCTGGCGTATGTGCTGCGAGACCGCCGGTTGGGTGACGTGGAGCTCGGCGGCGGCCCGCGTGAGGCTGCCCGTGCGACAGACGGTCAGGAACGTGTGCGTGCGATAGTCGAGCATCCTCGTCCTTATCAATAAATACTTATGAGTCTATAAGCAACTTGACGTATTTGATTATAACGAGCGGCGGTAGCCTCTTCTGGGACAGAGGGACGCGAGAAGGGCGGACGCATGGAGCTCGTCAGGGACTTTGGGAAGCTGTGGAGGGGAGCGCTGTTTGCGCTGGCCATCGCCGTGCCGGCATGGCTTTTGGGCAGGCGCTTCGAGGTCGTGGGCGGCCCGGTCTTTGCCATCCTGATCGGGATGGTGCTGGCGCTTCTCGTTCCGGGCGATAAGGGCGAGCCCCTGGCCCCCGGAGTCAGGTTTACGTCCAAGAAGGTGCTCCAGTGGGCCGTGGTCCTTCTGGGCTTTGGCCTCAACCTCGCGCAGATCGCGCGAGTGGGCGTCACGTCGCTGCCGATCATCGTCTCGACGATCGCCACGTCGCTCGTCGTGTCCTTCGTACTGTGCCGGGCGCTCGGCATCCCCGGCAAGATCTCCACGCTCATCGGCGTGGGCTCCTCGATCTGCGGGGGCTCGGCCATCGCGGCGACCGCGCCGGTGATCGAGGCCGACGACGAGGAGATCGCCCAGGCCATCAGCGTGATCTTCCTCTTCAACGTGGTGGCGGCGCTCGTGTTCCCCACGCTCGGCGGCATGCTCGGCCTCACGAACGAGGGGTTCGGCCTGTTCGCGGGCACGGCGGTGAACGATACCTCCTCCGTCACGGCCGCCGCGGCGGCGTGGGACGGCATGCACCCGGGCGCCAACACGCTCGATGCCGCCACCATCGTCAAGCTCACGCGCACGCTGGCGATCATCCCCATCACGCTCGCGCTTGGGATCTGGCAGGCCCGTCAGGCCCGTCGCGCGGGCGGCGAGTCAAGAAACACGTTCAGCCTGCGCCGGGCGTTTCCGACCTTCATCGTGTTCTTCGTGCTGGCGAGCGTGGCGACCACGGTGCTCGCGCTCCCGGCGTCCGTGACCGCGCCGATCAAGGAGCTCTCCAAGTTCCTCATCGTGATGGCGATGGCGGCGATCGGCTTCAACACCAACGTGGTGAAGCTCGTGCGGACGGGCGGCAAGCCGATCCTCATGGGACTCTGCTGCTGGGTCGCCATCGCTGCCGTGAGCCTGGGCATGCAGCACGCGCTGGGCATCTGGTAGGGAGCCCCGAGACGTCCGTGCCCCTCTCGGCGCCGCCGACGCTACTGGGTCATGAGAAGCAGCAAAGCGTTGCTTATCAGCGAGAGGACCGGAGCCAGGAAGCACAGCAGGGTCCCCGTGATCGAGCAGAGCATGCCGATCGCGGTGGTGAGGCTCTTGCGGTAGTCCGCCCTCTTGGCGCGCCGTGCCAGAACGATCCCGGCGATGCCTATGCAGCCGCCGATGACCTGCAGCCAGATGAGCGGCGTGAACGCCGTGACCAACGCGAGCGCGCCAAACACGATGGAGAGGATGTCCATGAGACCTCCGAGAAAAGCGGCTGACCTGCAACCATCATAGGGCATGCACGCTCTTGTCACGCTATGATTGCTTTGACGTTCGTTGGAGGAGAGGAGCCCCCATGGCATTGTTCGACAAGTTCACCAAGAAGGACGCCCCGGCCATCGAGCCGCCCGCCAGCCTTTCGATCGACGCCCAGCCGGGCATCGGCTATGCCCCGGTCTCTGGTCGCGTTATCCGCATGACCGACGTCCCCGACAAGGTCTTCTCCACCGAGGTCCTGGGAAAGGGGTGCGCGCTCTGGCCCGACGGCGACGTCGTCTATGCCCCCGCCAACGGCTGGGTCGGCACGGTCATGGGCCACGCCGTGACCATCAAGTCCGACGGCGGCGTCGAGGTGCTCATCCACGTGGGCGTCAACACCGTCAACCTCAAGGGCAAGGGCTTCACCAGCTTCGTCTCCGAGGGCGAGCGCGTGGTGGCCGGCCAGCCCATCATCCAGATGGACCGCAAGGTCATCACCGAGGCGGGCTACCAGGACTGCGTGGTCTTTGCCGTCTCCAACTCCGACCAGCTGGCCGACGTTGAGCTCACGGCCGGCTTCAGCGAGAAGGTCGAGGCGGGCGCGCCCGTCCTCAAGGTGATCTTCTAGGCTTCTGCGACGATCGTCCGGCGGCGCCGCGGCGGGGCAACTCGCTGCGGCGCGTTTTGTTGCGCGAGACTGTCTGCCTACAGGTCGGGACGACGAACTCGACTCGTATCCACGTGCCGCTGCGTGCCGCTTATGCGCGCCCAGGGCCACGAGGAGCCAAACGGCCTCGCCAAGGTCACGCGCGGCTACAACCTGCCGGCCGCCCACGTCATCCATACCGTGGGACCCATCGTGCGCGGCATCATGCCCACCGCGCGCGAGACGTGCGCGTTTCTCGACGCCGGCACCACGTCCGTCGAGCGCGTGGTCTTTGACGTCTTCACGGACGAGGACCTTGCGATCTATCGGGACCTGCTGGGCTGAGCCGCCGTGCGGGCGCACCCGCCACGTTCTTCTCGCCTGCGAGGCCTCCTCCGATAACATGCAGAATCCGGTTTCGTTTCATATAACCGCAGGTTTGGGTTTATGGAGACCCTGATTTTGCGTGTTATTTGGAGCTGGCGGCGAGAAGAGAGTCAGGCGATAAGAACGGCGGACGGTCGAGAGGTCGCCCGCATCGACCGGGCGCTCGACGGGATGGACCTCGCCGTCTTTGGCGGGCACTCCAACGTGGACCACCAGTTCCAGCTTGCCGGGTTCGACCGCCGACGCCTCTTCTACACACAGGGCGACTACGGCCTGCTGCAGTGCGGCGTTCCGTGCCACAGGCGTACCTATGACAACAAGCGCCTGGTCAGGGCCATG
Above is a genomic segment from Olsenella timonensis containing:
- a CDS encoding macro domain-containing protein translates to MRAQGHEEPNGLAKVTRGYNLPAAHVIHTVGPIVRGIMPTARETCAFLDAGTTSVERVVFDVFTDEDLAIYRDLLG
- a CDS encoding alpha-amylase family glycosyl hydrolase, producing the protein MSTWLDDAVFYEIYPQSFNDTNDDGIGDLQGIIEKLDYVRELGANALWLNPCFASPFGDAGYDVADYCRVAPRYGSNEDLERLFAEAHARDMHVLLDLVPGHTSIEHPWFKESCRAEPNEFSGRYVWTDDVWTPVGDVPGVNGVLRGIAERNGAVAVNFFAFQPALNYGFYRVTEPWQSAMDSPEALATRQAMKDVMAFWLDRGCDGFRVDMAGSLVKDDPEQEGTIALWQDMRAFLDERYPNAVLISEWGEPDKTIRAGFHMDFLLQFGTSHYMDLFRCEHPWFAREGAGDASEFVATYRRNMELTDGKGLMCIPSGNHDMDRMRAFLDPEEMKLAFAFILSMPGCPFVYAGDEIGMRHLDVTSVEGGYQRTGARSPIQWDAAEPNYGFSGAPADALYIPQDAGDDAPTVAAQMADEASLWREVQRLVALRRSTPALGVNASVDFVYCEKNAYPLVYLRTEREEGGQRVLVALNPAAREVEVPCDFEAARVLYTLGDKAKLADGVLRVPAASVTFFEL
- a CDS encoding helicase HerA-like domain-containing protein, coding for MPGGRAATAPRPLGTPVFIADVKGDITGMCAPGKDSEDMQERIARFGIEGFTYEGCPCRFWDMLGDQGIPVRITISDIGPSLLARLLELTEEAEKAAEREARAPRSSRSSS
- a CDS encoding PTS glucose transporter subunit IIA, encoding MALFDKFTKKDAPAIEPPASLSIDAQPGIGYAPVSGRVIRMTDVPDKVFSTEVLGKGCALWPDGDVVYAPANGWVGTVMGHAVTIKSDGGVEVLIHVGVNTVNLKGKGFTSFVSEGERVVAGQPIIQMDRKVITEAGYQDCVVFAVSNSDQLADVELTAGFSEKVEAGAPVLKVIF
- a CDS encoding LysR family transcriptional regulator; translated protein: MLDYRTHTFLTVCRTGSLTRAAAELHVTQPAVSQHIRQLERHYGCRLFTKTGRGVTPTAAGELLRRELGAMESDEGRLRAELDALKGEKNARPPLRLGCTRTVGDFVAPRILADHLRRHPNEQLRMRVGNTAELVGLLDGGEIDLALVEGSFDRASFESETFSREPFVAVAAAGARPASVTDLLRMRLVLREPGSGTREILERHLAARDLAVGDFAGVIELASIPAIKACVAAGAGVSFLYRVAVADELGSGTLADVTPADFAMEHDFSLIWQRGSRYASRWRALLREWTTVREDRA
- a CDS encoding YeiH family protein, whose protein sequence is MELVRDFGKLWRGALFALAIAVPAWLLGRRFEVVGGPVFAILIGMVLALLVPGDKGEPLAPGVRFTSKKVLQWAVVLLGFGLNLAQIARVGVTSLPIIVSTIATSLVVSFVLCRALGIPGKISTLIGVGSSICGGSAIAATAPVIEADDEEIAQAISVIFLFNVVAALVFPTLGGMLGLTNEGFGLFAGTAVNDTSSVTAAAAAWDGMHPGANTLDAATIVKLTRTLAIIPITLALGIWQARQARRAGGESRNTFSLRRAFPTFIVFFVLASVATTVLALPASVTAPIKELSKFLIVMAMAAIGFNTNVVKLVRTGGKPILMGLCCWVAIAAVSLGMQHALGIW